Proteins co-encoded in one Brassica oleracea var. oleracea cultivar TO1000 chromosome C4, BOL, whole genome shotgun sequence genomic window:
- the LOC106340202 gene encoding uncharacterized protein LOC106340202 isoform X1, which yields MKQMALIHTVINLLLMVHGDVSSSSSAVGDPGMKRDGLRVAFEAWNFCNEVGLEAPHMGSPRAADCFDVSTSGYSLDHKVSDSDNNLGIGKSKPGIISEAALHNPDLYAVEKELYLGSLCQVSDEPNPWSFWMVMLKNGNYDTKSGLCPQNGRKIPPFDQPGKFPCFGTGCMNQPVLNHGKTQLLSDGYTMRGWFNGTYDLDADLGKGFDGVSYYEVVWEKRVGVGGWVFKHKLKTSSKYPWLMLYLRADATKGFSGGYHYDTRGMLKTLPESPNFKVRLTVDIKQGGGAKSQFYLLDIGSCWKNNGEPCDGDVTTDVTRYSEMIINPETELWCNPKTLHNCPPYHTFRNGTRVHRTDSQRFPYEAYHVYCAPGNAEHLELPVGTCDPFSNPQAQEILQLLPHPVWGEYGYPTRRGDGWVGDPRTWELDVGALSSRLYFYQDTGTTPARRIWTSVDVGTEIYKDEKSVAEWHLSDFNVLIT from the exons ATGAAGCAAATGGCTCTAATCCACACCGTGATAAACTTGCTTCTCATGGTTCATGGAGACGTGTCTTCCTCATCATCAGCTGTTGGAGATCCAGGGATGAAGAGAGACGGTCTCAGAGTGGCGTTTGAAGCTTGGAACTTCTGCAATGAGGTTGGTCTCGAAGCTCCTCACATGGGTAGTCCTCGAGCCGCAGATTGCTTCGATGTCTCTACAA GTGGCTATTCCTTAGATCACAAGGTATCAGACTCGGATAACAACCTCGGGATCGGTAAGAGTAAACCAGGAATCATATCAGAAGCAGCATTACACAACCCTGATCTTTACGCCGTCGAAAAAGAGCTCTACCTAGGCTCTCTCTGTCAAGTCTCGGACGAACCAAACCCATGGAGTTTCTGGATGGTCATGCTCAAGAACGGTAACTACGACACAAAGTCAGGTCTCTGCCCTCAAAACGGCCGTAAGATCCCACCTTTCGACCAGCCAGGAAAGTTCCCCTGTTTCGGAACCGGTTGCATGAACCAACCGGTGTTGAACCATGGGAAGACTCAGCTTCTGAGTGATGGTTACACAATGAGGGGTTGGTTCAATGGAACGTACGATCTTGATGCGGATTTGGGAAAAGGGTTTGATGGAGTGAGTTATTACGAGGTTGTGTGGGAGAAGAGAGTTGGTGTTGGTGGTTGGGTGTTTAAACATAAGCTTAAGACATCATCAAAGTATCCTTGGCTTATGCTTTACCTTAGAGCCGATGCAACTAAAGGGTTCTCTGGTGGATACCATTATGACACTAGAGGAATGCTCAAAACA CTTCCGGAGTCACCAAACTTTAAGGTGAGACTAACCGTAGACATCAAGCAAGGAGGAGGAGCCAAGAGTCAGTTCTACCTTCTCGACATCGGAAGCTGCTGGAAAAACAACGGCGAGCCATGCGACGGTGACGTAACAACCGACGTCACTCGTTACTCGGAGATGATCATAAACCCTGAAACAGAGCTTTGGTGCAACCCCAAGACTCTGCACAACTGTCCACCGTACCACACGTTTCGAAACGGCACCAGAGTCCACCGTACGGACAGCCAGAGGTTCCCTTACGAGGCTTACCACGTTTACTGTGCGCCGGGAAACGCCGAGCATCTCGAGCTTCCGGTGGGGACTTGCGATCCTTTTAGCAACCCACAGGCTCAAGAGATTCTTCAGCTTTTGCCTCACCCGGTTTGGGGTGAATATGGTTATCCGACCCGGAGAGGAGATGGTTGGGTGGGTGACCCGAGAACTTGGGAGCTTGATGTTGGTGCTTTGTCTAGTAGGCTTTACTTCTACCAG GATACCGGTACGACTCCAGCGAGGAGAATATGGACATCGGTGGATGTTGGTACAGAGATTTATAAAGACGAAAAATCAGTTGCAGAATGGCATCTTTCTGATTTCAATGTTCTTATTACTTGA
- the LOC106337189 gene encoding ABC transporter B family member 4 — protein sequence MASESGLNGDSNIVEEVSETKRSRDVEEDEEVKKTEKNNNTEEHEKTKTVPFYKLFAFADSFDFLLMTLGTLGSIGNGLGFPIMTILFGDLVDAFGENQTDSNVADKVSKVALKFVWLGIGTLAAAFLQLSGWMISGERQAARIRSMYLKTILRQDIAFFDVDTNTGEVVGRMSGDTVLIQDAMGEKVGKAIQLLATFVGGFVIAFIRGWLLTLVMLSSIPLLVMAGAGLAIVIARTASRGQTAYAKAAVVVEQTIGSIRTVASFTGEKQAISNYNKHLVTAYKAGVIEGGSTGLGLGTLFLVVFCSYALAVWYGGKLILDKGYTGGQVLNIIISVLTGSMSLGQASPCLTAFAAGQAAAYKMFETIERRPDIDSYSTDGKVLDDIKGDIELKDVYFTYPARPDEQIFRGFSLFISSGTTVALVGQSGSGKSTVVSLIERFYDPQAGEVLIDGVNLKEFQLKWIRSKIGLVSQEPVLFTSSIKDNIAYGKEDATLEEIKAAAELANASKFVDKLPQGLDTMVGEHGTQLSGGQKQRIAVARAILKDPRILLLDEATSALDAESERVVQEALDRIMVNRTTVVVAHRLSTVRNADTIAVIHQGKIVEKGSHTELLKDPEGAYSQLIRLQEEKKPEETQAGERKMSSIESFKQSSFRKSSLGRSLSKGGSSRGNSSRHSFNMFGFPSGIEGNDVVQDQEEDDTTEPKTKPKKVSIRRIAALNKPEIPVLILGTISAAANGVILPIFGILIASVIKAFFKPPKELKEDTSFWAIIFMVLGFASVIAYPAQTFFFSIAGCKLVQRIRSMCFEKVVHMEVGWFDESEHSSGTIGARLSADAAAIRGLVGDALAQMVQNLSSILAGLIIAFLACWQLAFVVLAMLPLIALNGFLYMKFMKGFSADAKKMYGEASQVANDAVGSIRTVASFCAEDKVMNMYTKKCEGPMKTGIRQGIVSGIGFGVSFFVLFASYATSFYVGAKLVDDGKTTFDSVFRVFFALTMAAVAISQSSSLSPDSSKADIAAASIFGIIDRESKIDPSVESGRVLDTVKGDIELRHVSFRYPSRPDVQIFQDLCLSIRAGKTVALVGESGSGKSTVIALLQRFYDPDSGEITLDGVEIKTLRLKWLRQQTGLVSQEPILFNETIRANIAYGKGGDASESEIVSAAELSNAHGFISGLQQGYDTMVGERGIQLSGGQKQRVAIARAIVKDPKVLLLDEATSALDAESERVVQDALDRVMVNRTTIVVAHRLSTIKNADVIAVVKNGVIVEKGKHESLINIKDGVYASLVQLHLTAAS from the exons ATGGCTTCAGAGAGCGGTTTAAACGGAGATTCAAATATAGTAGAAGAGGTTTCCGAGACCAAAAGAAGCAGAGATGTAGAAGAAGACGAAGAAGTGAAGAAAACAGAGAAGAACAACAACACCGAAGAACATGAGAAAACGAAAACGGTGCCGTTTTACAAGCTTTTTGCTTTTGCGGATTCCTTTGACTTCCTCTTGATGACCCTGGGGACGCTTGGATCTATCGGAAACGGACTCGGCTTCCCTATAATGACCATACTGTTCGGAGATCTAGTAGATGCTTTTGGAGAGAACCAGACTGACTCAAACGTTGCCGACAAAGTTTCCAAA GTAGCTCTGAAGTTCGTATGGCTTGGAATCGGTACTTTAGCGGCTGCTTTTCTAC AGTTGTCTGGTTGGATGATCTCTGGAGAAAGACAAGCAGCGAGAATAAGAAGTATGTATCTAAAGACAATATTAAGACAAGACATAGCCTTTTTTGACGTTGATACAAACACTGGCGAAGTCGTTGGACGAATGTCTGGTGACACTGTGCTAATCCAAGATGCCATGGGAGAGAAG GTGGGGAAAGCTATACAGCTTCTAGCAACATTTGTTGGAGGCTTTGTGATAGCGTTTATAAGAGGATGGCTGTTAACTCTAGTCATGTTATCTTCAATACCACTTCTTGTGATGGCTGGTGCGGGTCTGGCTATCGTCATCGCTAGAACCGCTTCTCGTGGACAAACCGCTTATGCTAAAGCTGCGGTTGTAGTTGAGCAAACAATCGGTTCCATAAGAACG GTTGCTTCGTTTACTGGAGAGAAACAAGCGATAAGCAATTACAATAAACATCTTGTCACTGCTTATAAAGCAGGAGTCATAGAAGGTGGTTCAACAGGATTAGGACTTGGCACACTCTTTCTTGTAGTCTTTTGTAGCTACGCTTTAGCTGTTTGGTATGGAGGAAAGTTGATTCTTGATAAAGGGTACACAGGAGGACAAGTTCTCAACATCATCATCTCTGTTTTAACTGGATCCAT GTCTTTAGGTCAAGCATCTCCTTGTTTAACAGCATTTGCAGCTGGACAAGCTGCAGCCTACAAGATGTTTGAGACAATAGAGAGAAGACCTGACATTGATTCTTATAGTACAGATGGTAAAGTCCTGGATGACATCAAAGGAGACATTGAGCTTAAAGATGTCTACTTCACTTACCCTGCGAGGCCAGATGAGCAGATTTTTCGCGGTTTTTCGCTGTTTATCTCGAGTGGAACAACCGTGGCATTAGTTGGACAGAGTGGGAGTGGGAAGTCTACTGTTGTGAGTCTGATAGAGAGGTTTTACGATCCGCAAGCCGGTGAAGTTCTCATAGATGGTGTTAACCTAAAAGAGTTCCAGCTCAAATGGATCAGAAGCAAGATTGGACTTGTGAGTCAAGAACCGGTTCTCTTCACTTCAAGCATCAAGGACAACATAGCTTACGGTAAAGAAGACGCTACACTCGAAGAGATCAAAGCAGCTGCTGAGCTTGCAAACGCTTCCAAGTTTGTGGATAAGCTTCCTCAGGGTTTGGATACAATGGTTGGAGAGCACGGCACCCAGCTTTCGGGTGGGCAGAAACAGAGGATCGCTGTAGCCAGAGCCATACTAAAAGATCCGAGAATCTTGCTTTTAGATGAAGCTACAAGCGCGCTTGATGCAGAGTCAGAGAGAGTGGTTCAAGAAGCCCTTGATAGGATAATGGTTAACCGGACTACTGTTGTGGTTGCTCACCGGTTAAGCACGGTGCGAAACGCTGATACAATCGCTGTGATTCACCAGGGAAAGATTGTGGAGAAAGGCTCTCACACTGAGCTACTAAAGGACCCTGAAGGAGCTTATTCTCAGCTCATACGTCTTCAAGAAGAGAAGAAACCTGAAGAGACTCAAGCTGGTGAGCGTAAGATGTCATCAATAGAATCATTCAAGCAATCTAGTTTCAGAAAATCGTCTCTAGGCCGGTCACTAAGCAAAGGAGGATCATCCAGAGGAAACAGCAGCAGACATTCTTTCAACATGTTTGGTTTCCCATCAGGTATTGAAGGAAACGACGTCGTTCAAGATCAAGAAGAGGATGATACTACAGAGCCCAAGACCAAACCAAAGAAAGTATCTATCCGTAGAATCGCAGCTCTAAACAAACCAGAGATCCCCGTTCTCATACTCGGAACAATCTCAGCGGCAGCAAACGGTGTTATACTTCCTATCTTCGGTATACTAATCGCAAGCGTCATCAAAGCCTTCTTCAAACCGCCTAAGGAGCTTAAAGAGGACACGAGCTTCTGGGCCATTATCTTCATGGTTCTTGGTTTCGCTTCCGTCATCGCCTACCCGGCGCAAACCTTCTTCTTTTCTATAGCTGGTTGTAAGCTAGTGCAGAGGATAAGGAGCATGTGTTTTGAGAAAGTGGTTCACATGGAAGTTGGATGGTTTGATGAATCAGAGCATTCTAGTGGAACCATTGGTGCAAGGCTATCGGCAGATGCTGCGGCGATACGTGGACTAGTGGGAGATGCTTTGGCTCAGATGGTTCAGAATCTTTCTTCTATATTGGCTGGTTTGATTATTGCGTTCTTGGCGTGTTGGCAGTTGGCTTTTGTCGTTCTTGCCATGCTTCCTCTTATTGCACTCAATGGGTTTCTTTACATGAAGTTCATGAAAGGTTTCAGCGCAGATGCAAAG AAAATGTATGGGGAAGCGAGTCAGGTGGCTAATGATGCGGTTGGGAGCATAAGAACAGTAGCTTCGTTCTGTGCAGAAGATAAAGTGATGAACATGTACACAAAGAAGTGTGAAGGTCCTATGAAGACAGGGATACGTCAAGGCATTGTCAGTGGAATAGGTTTCGGTGTTTCTTTCTTCGTACTCTTCGCTTCTTACGCCACCAGCTTCTATGTGGGGGCAAAACTTGTCGATGACGGCAAGACAACCTTCGACTCTGTTTTCAGG GTTTTCTTTGCTTTGACAATGGCGGCTGTTGCGATATCTCAGTCGAGTTCGTTGTCTCCTGATTCAAGCAAAGCTGATATCGCTGCTGCTTCGATTTTCGGGATTATCGACAGAGAATCGAAGATTGATCCAAGTGTGGAATCTGGAAGAGTGTTGGATACTGTTAAAGGAGACATTGAGCTTCGTCATGTTAGTTTCCGATACCCATCAAGGCCTGATGTTCAAATCTTCCAAGATCTTTGTCTAAGTATTCGAGCTGGAAAG ACCGTTGCTTTGGTTGGAGAAAGCGGGAGCGGGAAGTCAACGGTGATCGCCTTGCTACAGAGGTTTTACGATCCAGACTCAGGCGAGATCACTCTCGACGGTGTAGAGATCAAGACCCTGCGACTAAAATGGCTCAGACAACAAACGGGACTCGTGAGCCAAGAACCGATCTTGTTCAACGAAACGATCAGAGCCAACATTGCTTATGGAAAAGGCGGAGACGCGAGTGAATCCGAAATAGTATCAGCAGCTGAACTATCAAACGCCCATGGATTCATCAGTGGTCTACAACAG GGTTACGATACGATGGTGGGAGAAAGAGGAATACAGTTATCAGGCGGGCAAAAACAACGAGTGGCCATAGCGCGAGCCATCGTCAAGGATCCTAAGGTATTGCTACTTGATGAAGCTACTAGCGCTCTAGACGCGGAGTCTGAACGTGTGGTTCAAGATGCGCTTGACCGGGTTATGGTGAACCGGACTACGATTGTGGTGGCTCACCGGTTATCCACGATTAAGAACGCAGATGTAATTGCAGTCGTTAAGAACGGAGTTATTGTAGAGAAAGGGAAGCACGAGAGTTTGATCAATATCAAAGACGGAGTTTATGCTTCGTTGGTGCAGCTTCATCTCACTGCTGCTTCTTAA
- the LOC106340202 gene encoding uncharacterized protein LOC106340202 isoform X2, which translates to MKQMALIHTVINLLLMVHGDVSSSSSAVGDPGMKRDGLRVAFEAWNFCNEVGLEAPHMGSPRAADCFDVSTNHKVSDSDNNLGIGKSKPGIISEAALHNPDLYAVEKELYLGSLCQVSDEPNPWSFWMVMLKNGNYDTKSGLCPQNGRKIPPFDQPGKFPCFGTGCMNQPVLNHGKTQLLSDGYTMRGWFNGTYDLDADLGKGFDGVSYYEVVWEKRVGVGGWVFKHKLKTSSKYPWLMLYLRADATKGFSGGYHYDTRGMLKTLPESPNFKVRLTVDIKQGGGAKSQFYLLDIGSCWKNNGEPCDGDVTTDVTRYSEMIINPETELWCNPKTLHNCPPYHTFRNGTRVHRTDSQRFPYEAYHVYCAPGNAEHLELPVGTCDPFSNPQAQEILQLLPHPVWGEYGYPTRRGDGWVGDPRTWELDVGALSSRLYFYQDTGTTPARRIWTSVDVGTEIYKDEKSVAEWHLSDFNVLIT; encoded by the exons ATGAAGCAAATGGCTCTAATCCACACCGTGATAAACTTGCTTCTCATGGTTCATGGAGACGTGTCTTCCTCATCATCAGCTGTTGGAGATCCAGGGATGAAGAGAGACGGTCTCAGAGTGGCGTTTGAAGCTTGGAACTTCTGCAATGAGGTTGGTCTCGAAGCTCCTCACATGGGTAGTCCTCGAGCCGCAGATTGCTTCGATGTCTCTACAA ATCACAAGGTATCAGACTCGGATAACAACCTCGGGATCGGTAAGAGTAAACCAGGAATCATATCAGAAGCAGCATTACACAACCCTGATCTTTACGCCGTCGAAAAAGAGCTCTACCTAGGCTCTCTCTGTCAAGTCTCGGACGAACCAAACCCATGGAGTTTCTGGATGGTCATGCTCAAGAACGGTAACTACGACACAAAGTCAGGTCTCTGCCCTCAAAACGGCCGTAAGATCCCACCTTTCGACCAGCCAGGAAAGTTCCCCTGTTTCGGAACCGGTTGCATGAACCAACCGGTGTTGAACCATGGGAAGACTCAGCTTCTGAGTGATGGTTACACAATGAGGGGTTGGTTCAATGGAACGTACGATCTTGATGCGGATTTGGGAAAAGGGTTTGATGGAGTGAGTTATTACGAGGTTGTGTGGGAGAAGAGAGTTGGTGTTGGTGGTTGGGTGTTTAAACATAAGCTTAAGACATCATCAAAGTATCCTTGGCTTATGCTTTACCTTAGAGCCGATGCAACTAAAGGGTTCTCTGGTGGATACCATTATGACACTAGAGGAATGCTCAAAACA CTTCCGGAGTCACCAAACTTTAAGGTGAGACTAACCGTAGACATCAAGCAAGGAGGAGGAGCCAAGAGTCAGTTCTACCTTCTCGACATCGGAAGCTGCTGGAAAAACAACGGCGAGCCATGCGACGGTGACGTAACAACCGACGTCACTCGTTACTCGGAGATGATCATAAACCCTGAAACAGAGCTTTGGTGCAACCCCAAGACTCTGCACAACTGTCCACCGTACCACACGTTTCGAAACGGCACCAGAGTCCACCGTACGGACAGCCAGAGGTTCCCTTACGAGGCTTACCACGTTTACTGTGCGCCGGGAAACGCCGAGCATCTCGAGCTTCCGGTGGGGACTTGCGATCCTTTTAGCAACCCACAGGCTCAAGAGATTCTTCAGCTTTTGCCTCACCCGGTTTGGGGTGAATATGGTTATCCGACCCGGAGAGGAGATGGTTGGGTGGGTGACCCGAGAACTTGGGAGCTTGATGTTGGTGCTTTGTCTAGTAGGCTTTACTTCTACCAG GATACCGGTACGACTCCAGCGAGGAGAATATGGACATCGGTGGATGTTGGTACAGAGATTTATAAAGACGAAAAATCAGTTGCAGAATGGCATCTTTCTGATTTCAATGTTCTTATTACTTGA